A stretch of DNA from Prochlorococcus marinus str. SB:
TTGCTCAGAATGGAAATCCCAAACCAAGGTTATTTAGATTGGCAGAAGAAGAAGCAGCATTAAATAGAATGGGTTTCAATAATAATGGCGCTGAAAATCTAGTTAAAAACTTTGTCGAGCAAGGTATTGAGTTTAAAAAAAACAGGGAGAATATTTGTTTAGGGATAAATTTCGGGAAGTCAAAAATTACAGGTTTATCACAAGCAAAAGATGATTATTTAACTTCTCTAAAATTATTAATTCCATATTGTGATTACGCAGCAATAAACGTTAGTTCTCCAAATACTGAAGGACTAAGAAAATTACAAGATCCAATTCTTCTAAAAGAACTTCTTAGAGAAATTAAAAACTTACCTAATTGTCCACCATTATTTGTAAAAATTGCGCCAGATTTAGGCCTTAAAGATATTGAAGATATTTGTCAATTAATAATCGAAGAAAACATCGATGGAATAATTGCTACAAACACCAGCATTGATAGATTAGGTCTTGAAAATAGAAAGATCAGGCAAACTGGATTATTACTCTCTCAAGAGAATGGAGGATTAAGTGGAAGGCCTCTCCAAAAAAAAGCAAATCAAATAATAAAACATATACATAATATTGATAAAAAGATTATTTTAATTGGCGTTGGTGGAATAGATAGTCCTGAGTCAGCTTGGGAAAGAATTTGTTCTGGAGCATCATTAATTCAACTTTATACAGGATGGATATATAAGGGTCCACAATTAGTACCAGATATACTTGAAGGAATTATAAAGCAACTCAACAACCATCAATTATCTAGTATAAAAGATGCAATTGGATCAGAGTTAAAATGGGTTGAATAAGATTAGAGAATGAATAATGAACCTCATGATTACTCAAAGTTAGCCATGCAAGGATCAAACTTGAAGCACGGTGGAAATGTATATGCAACTGC
This window harbors:
- a CDS encoding quinone-dependent dihydroorotate dehydrogenase, whose amino-acid sequence is MSEQKGGFNNLYKNFITPVLKKDSGIDAEYLTNLSLSLLSFSSRKYNWPIVSSILKNLNEEFSVVDKRLTQKICGINFCNPVGLAAGFDKNGNAANIWKDFGFGFAELGTVTKFAQNGNPKPRLFRLAEEEAALNRMGFNNNGAENLVKNFVEQGIEFKKNRENICLGINFGKSKITGLSQAKDDYLTSLKLLIPYCDYAAINVSSPNTEGLRKLQDPILLKELLREIKNLPNCPPLFVKIAPDLGLKDIEDICQLIIEENIDGIIATNTSIDRLGLENRKIRQTGLLLSQENGGLSGRPLQKKANQIIKHIHNIDKKIILIGVGGIDSPESAWERICSGASLIQLYTGWIYKGPQLVPDILEGIIKQLNNHQLSSIKDAIGSELKWVE